Sequence from the Bacillus sp. es.036 genome:
TGGAGGAAACAGCATGTATGATTATCTCGTGATTGGCGGCGGAATCGTTGGTTTATCCACAGCGCTTTCGATTCGACAGCGTTACCCAAATGCAACACTTGCAATCGTTGAAAAAGAAAAGGAATGGGCTAGTCATCAAACAGGTAGGAATAGTGGTGTGATTCATTCAGGAATTTATTATAAGCCTGGTAGCTTGAAAGCGACATTAGCGAAGCGGGGCAGTGAGTCGATCGTTCGCTTTTGTCAGGAGAATAATATTGCACATGATGTGTGTGGAAAGGTTATCGTAGCTGTTGATGAAACGGAAAAAGGTCATCTAAATCACTTGTATGAACGTGGATCGGAAAACGGTCTTGACGTACAAAAGCTCACAAAGGAGGAGCTTAAAGAGGTCGAACCTCATGTAAATGGGATAGGTGGGATTCGGGTGCCGTCTACTGGCATCGTGAATTATAAGAAAGTGACTGAGAAATTAGCGGAAATTCTATCGAACCAGGAAGTTGACTTGTTTCCGGGGACCAGAGTAACAAATATCGAAGAAAGTCTTGATGAAGCGGTGGTTGATACGTCTAAAGGAACGTATAAAGCAAAGTATATAATTAATTGTGCTGGTCTTCAAAGTGACCGTATCGCGAGGCTCTCGGATATTTATACCGATTTAAAGATCGTTCCGTTTCGAGGCGAGTATTTTGAATTGAAGAAAGAGAAAAGTCATCTGGTTAAAAACTTAATTTATCCTGTACCAAATCCAGATTTTCCGTTTCTTGGTGTTCATCTCACTCGTATGATGGATGGCTCGATTCATGCTGGACCAAATGCGGTACTTAGCTTGAAGCGTGAGGGCTATCATAAGCTTTCATTTAATCCAAAAGATGCCCTCGATGTGCTGGCATTTGAGGGGTTTTGGAAAATGGCGGGAAGTAACATGAAAGAAGGGTTAAAAGAAATGGGACGGTCCTTTCACAGAAAATCATTTGTGAAAAGCCTCCAGAGACTTGTACCAGAAATTCAAGAGGACGACGTGGTTCCAACTCACTCGGGAGTAAGGGCTCAGGCTCTCCTTAAGAATGGTCAACTTGTTGATGATTTCTTTATTATTCCTGGCAAAAGATCCATTCATGTTTGCAATGCACCGTCTCCTGCTGCGACAGCATCATTAGAGATTGGGAAGATCATTGCAGGGAAAGTGCCTTCGCCTACGAGAAAGATGATTCGATTATCGTGAACGAAAAGCCATCGAGGAAACTCGGTGGTTTATTTTATGGAAGAGGGAAAAGGAGCCTACTACGAGAAGAATACTTCTAGAAGTGGAGGGGTTGGAGCATGTTAGTAACGAAACAATATTGGATTCCAGTGTTTAATGAAGAAAGAACGGTTAGAATTTATTTACCAGATACATATGAACATACGAATCAAGAATACCCAGCTCTCTATATGCACGATGGACAAAATGTGTTTGAAGATAAGGACGCAGTAGGGGGAAGGTCGTTACGTTTAAAGGACTATCTCGAGCAGAGTCATGATCAGGTTATCGTTATTGCGATTGATTCGGGAGCTAATCGGATGGAGGAATATCGCCTATGGGCACCGGGAAAAATGAGCGAAGAACTTACAGGGAAAAGTGATTCTAGGGAAGCGAAGGGTAGGGATTATCTGGATTTTATCGTGAGGGATTTAGTACCGTCAATTAATGCTACGTATCGCATACAGGTGGGATCGAATTATATGGCTGGTATTTCACTTGGCGGTTTGCTTACAGTCTATGCGCTATGTCGCTATCCAACTGTTTTTAGAAGAGGAGCTGGGATCTCTTCCGCTTTTTTTCGTAATCAGGAAAAGTTAGAGCAGTATATCTTAGAATCCGAACAAGTTGCATTTGACGGTCTTTATTTGGATTGCGGCGATAAGGAGTCGGGAGAAGAGCGAATCGATCGAGCGTTTCTGAAATCGAATGAACGGATATTTGGATTGTTAGAGGAAAGAGGAAGTAGTGTTGAATTTAAAGTGATTAAGGATGGCAAGCATCACTATGAGTCATTTTCTCGTAGAGTACATGATGTTCTGACTTTTTTGCTAGGGTGTAGAGGTTACAAGCATTAGTAACTTAAAAAGGACCCTGGATGAGGTCCTTTATTGATAGAATTTACATGAATAATAGTAATCCTGCCGATATTCCAATCGTAAGACCAATCGGGACTAATTGGATTTTCAGTAACAAACCAGATGTACTAGCATAGTGATCAAGTGGATTTTGAACGGGTTCACTCATAAAATCCGCTACTCGGTCTGATTTCTTCTTTTTGAAGGAAAGAGGGGGAACGTCAACGGTGTACTGATCAAGTTGTTCACGCAGTTCTTTCGGTAGCGAATGGTTATTGTGTGAATTCATCGTAATGTCCCTCCAATAAATCTCTTAAACGTTTAATTGCTGTCGATAATCTTGACTTAACCGTTCCAACTGGAATATCTAAAATGTTTGCAGTATCTTCTTGAGTCATGTCGTGATAATAGATTAAGAGGATAACCGCTCGCTGCTTTTCAGGTAGCTGTTTAATCGCCCACTGAATCGTCATCTTCTCCACAGAATCGTTAAAAGAAAATTCTTCTTTTTTGATCAGAAAAGGGAGCAGCGTTTGCCATTTTGCTCTTCGTTTTATTTTGTTAATCATCAGTTGATAACCGATTTTTAAAAGATACGTTTTTAGAGACGCCCGTGTAACGTCATAGCGATCCTGATACTTGTGAAATTTAACGAATGTATCCTGAACAAGATCGATACTAAACTGCTCATCACGAGTATAGCGAAATAAGAAACGGTAGAGTGAATCTTTGTGTGTAAGGTAAATGGTTTCGAACGTCATCGCCAATGATTTCTCGAAAGGAATCGATTCGCGTTCGTTAAAATTCATTTGGCCAGCGCTCTTTTATCCCTTTGTAAGTGTAAGCGAGTCGGAAAATAAACCAGAGAAATGTGAGAAGTGGAAAAACAAAGGTCTGATGCAGAAAGAACTGCACAAATGGATTTTCAATGTTTTCTCCCTTAATTAGAAAAACAAATAAACCTGTAATACATAAGAAAGAATACGCTGAGGAAGCAATCATGACATAATCCCACCGCGACCAATAAAAATAGAGATTTGTCTTCTGAAAATCAATTCTTCCAT
This genomic interval carries:
- a CDS encoding alpha/beta hydrolase; this translates as MLVTKQYWIPVFNEERTVRIYLPDTYEHTNQEYPALYMHDGQNVFEDKDAVGGRSLRLKDYLEQSHDQVIVIAIDSGANRMEEYRLWAPGKMSEELTGKSDSREAKGRDYLDFIVRDLVPSINATYRIQVGSNYMAGISLGGLLTVYALCRYPTVFRRGAGISSAFFRNQEKLEQYILESEQVAFDGLYLDCGDKESGEERIDRAFLKSNERIFGLLEERGSSVEFKVIKDGKHHYESFSRRVHDVLTFLLGCRGYKH
- the lhgO gene encoding L-2-hydroxyglutarate oxidase, with the translated sequence MYDYLVIGGGIVGLSTALSIRQRYPNATLAIVEKEKEWASHQTGRNSGVIHSGIYYKPGSLKATLAKRGSESIVRFCQENNIAHDVCGKVIVAVDETEKGHLNHLYERGSENGLDVQKLTKEELKEVEPHVNGIGGIRVPSTGIVNYKKVTEKLAEILSNQEVDLFPGTRVTNIEESLDEAVVDTSKGTYKAKYIINCAGLQSDRIARLSDIYTDLKIVPFRGEYFELKKEKSHLVKNLIYPVPNPDFPFLGVHLTRMMDGSIHAGPNAVLSLKREGYHKLSFNPKDALDVLAFEGFWKMAGSNMKEGLKEMGRSFHRKSFVKSLQRLVPEIQEDDVVPTHSGVRAQALLKNGQLVDDFFIIPGKRSIHVCNAPSPAATASLEIGKIIAGKVPSPTRKMIRLS
- a CDS encoding RNA polymerase sigma factor → MNFNERESIPFEKSLAMTFETIYLTHKDSLYRFLFRYTRDEQFSIDLVQDTFVKFHKYQDRYDVTRASLKTYLLKIGYQLMINKIKRRAKWQTLLPFLIKKEEFSFNDSVEKMTIQWAIKQLPEKQRAVILLIYYHDMTQEDTANILDIPVGTVKSRLSTAIKRLRDLLEGHYDEFTQ